Proteins encoded within one genomic window of Spiroplasma sabaudiense Ar-1343:
- a CDS encoding adenylosuccinate synthase, with product MKNKSLVIVGAQWGDEGKGKITDYFAQKAKMVVRFSGGDNAGHIIVSEGVRHKVTIVPSGILNPKVTNVIANGAVINLPRLVSELEILKKTGVETKNLLISNRAHVVLPYHIAIDELQENARGKNKIGTTKRGIGPTYQDKVDRLGVRICDLFDPNFKARFAEIIEFKNRLITKVYEGQALDFETIYQELMSNFEKIKNQIVDTSLLIDTAIKSGEYVLFEGAQGALLDIDHGTYPFVTSSNTSANNASLGSGINHNLITTALGVVKAYCTRVGTGGFPTEQANSIGEGIRKRGNEYGSNTGRPRRVGWFDAVALNYAIRTTGLDKIFITLLDVLSGEPVVKICTSYSLDGKEITTIPPLNADYQNCQANYIEMPGWNEDITKVHSFKDLPINAQNYLNKIKELCNIDILGFSVGPDRQQTILLEPEF from the coding sequence ATGAAAAATAAAAGTTTAGTTATCGTTGGAGCACAATGAGGCGACGAGGGAAAGGGAAAAATTACAGACTATTTTGCTCAAAAAGCAAAAATGGTTGTAAGATTTTCTGGAGGAGATAATGCCGGACATATTATTGTAAGTGAAGGAGTTCGCCATAAAGTAACAATTGTACCTTCAGGAATTTTAAATCCAAAAGTTACCAACGTTATTGCCAATGGAGCTGTAATTAATTTACCAAGACTGGTTTCAGAATTAGAAATTTTAAAAAAAACCGGAGTTGAAACTAAAAACTTATTAATATCTAACCGCGCCCATGTTGTTTTACCATATCATATCGCAATTGATGAACTTCAAGAAAATGCGCGAGGGAAAAATAAAATAGGGACAACAAAACGAGGAATTGGACCAACTTATCAAGATAAAGTTGACCGCCTTGGGGTGAGAATTTGTGATTTATTTGATCCAAACTTTAAAGCTAGATTTGCTGAAATTATTGAGTTTAAAAATCGATTAATAACAAAAGTTTATGAAGGTCAGGCTTTAGATTTTGAAACTATTTATCAAGAATTAATGAGTAACTTTGAAAAAATAAAAAACCAGATTGTTGATACCTCGCTTTTAATTGACACAGCTATCAAGTCAGGAGAATATGTTTTATTTGAGGGAGCTCAAGGAGCACTTTTAGATATTGATCACGGGACTTATCCATTTGTTACTAGCTCAAATACAAGTGCAAATAACGCATCGTTGGGTTCAGGAATCAACCATAATCTAATTACAACAGCGTTAGGAGTTGTGAAAGCTTACTGTACTCGCGTTGGAACTGGAGGTTTTCCTACAGAACAAGCGAATTCAATTGGTGAAGGAATTCGTAAGCGCGGAAATGAATATGGCTCAAACACTGGTCGTCCCAGAAGAGTTGGTTGGTTTGATGCGGTTGCCCTAAATTATGCAATTAGAACTACGGGTCTAGACAAAATTTTTATAACTTTACTTGATGTACTATCAGGAGAACCAGTTGTCAAAATTTGTACAAGTTATAGTTTAGACGGTAAAGAAATTACAACCATACCACCATTGAATGCTGATTATCAAAATTGTCAAGCAAATTATATTGAAATGCCGGGTTGAAATGAAGATATAACAAAAGTTCACTCTTTCAAAGATTTACCAATTAACGCTCAAAATTATTTAAATAAAATAAAAGAATTGTGCAACATTGATATTTTAGGTTTTTCAGTTGGACCAGATCGTCAACAAACAATTTTATTGGAGCCTGAATTTTAA
- the pth gene encoding aminoacyl-tRNA hydrolase: MKLIVGLGNPGLQYQQTRHNAGFLVLDELIKHYRADFSGEKFQAQIFTANIAGEKVIMAKPLTFMNLSGDSVIKIISFYKLSLNDVVILHDEKDFPITKQQFKNFGSPAGHNGLKSLISHFHTTNFQRLRIGIGNPEPGWKIVDWVLSKISDTELKTIITNFVNKINWLKDWVEGMEFINLMNKYN, translated from the coding sequence GTGAAATTAATTGTGGGATTGGGAAACCCAGGATTGCAATATCAACAAACGCGTCACAATGCTGGTTTTTTAGTACTTGACGAGTTGATAAAACATTATCGTGCAGACTTTTCTGGTGAAAAGTTTCAAGCACAAATATTTACAGCAAATATTGCAGGAGAAAAAGTTATTATGGCAAAGCCTCTAACTTTCATGAATTTATCAGGTGATTCAGTGATAAAAATTATCAGCTTTTATAAATTATCACTAAATGACGTAGTTATTTTGCATGATGAAAAGGATTTTCCAATAACCAAACAACAATTTAAAAATTTTGGTAGCCCAGCTGGCCATAATGGTCTTAAAAGTTTGATTAGTCATTTTCATACTACAAATTTTCAAAGATTGAGAATCGGTATTGGTAATCCTGAACCTGGATGAAAAATTGTTGACTGAGTGTTATCAAAAATTTCTGACACAGAATTAAAAACTATTATTACTAATTTCGTTAATAAAATTAATTGATTAAAAGATTGAGTTGAAGGAATGGAATTTATTAATTTAATGAATAAATATAATTAG